The following coding sequences are from one Lolium rigidum isolate FL_2022 chromosome 6, APGP_CSIRO_Lrig_0.1, whole genome shotgun sequence window:
- the LOC124666337 gene encoding E3 ubiquitin-protein ligase SINA-like 7, which translates to MENCSKKPRLGLTPKGQFKQEAADHETSREVVVDDATLPVTKMSIVIDKTMYDCPLCYQPLRPPVLKCRAGHGACGSCSENHSRKCHLCADGAEYEHIHWLDSYVMAAKVPCPNEPFGCRTLVPYCLVDDHLLECQHAPCYCPEPGCTFPGSPLMLYDHLKVHHDWLVTSIAFDKKLDLEIDEAERRRLLATENGEHLFLLVITERVGGGCEVRLVRVCGKDAGPWGYWYKVWTNAPMDPWYRDKKPILMLEDRVRSCAVPSEEAAMEVGSRYLSVQLPDMHPRGGFALRVRITMYQLQTADGASAPAYPVSAGAD; encoded by the exons ATGGAGAACTGCAGCAAGAAGCCGAGGCTTGGTCTTACACCCAAGGGACAGTTTAAGCAAGAAGCAGCGGATCATGAAACCAGCAGAGAGGTTGTGGTGGACGACGCCACCCTGCCGGTAACCAAGATGTCCATCGTGATTGATAAGACCATGTATGACTGCCCACTCTGCTATCAGCCCTTGAGGCCTCCTGTGTTGAAG TGCCGAGCCGGACACGGTGCGTGCGGCAGCTGCTCTGAAAACCACTCTCGCAAGTGCCATTTGTGCGCGGACGGCGCCGAGTACGAGCACATCCACTGGTTGGACTCCTATGTCATGGCGGCCAAGGTTCCGTGCCCAAACGAGCCATTTGGCTGCCGGACCTTGGTGCCCTACTGCTTGGTTGATGACCATCTGCTGGAGTGCCAGCACGCTCCTTGCTACTGCCCTGAGCCTGGCTGCACCTTCCCTGGCTCGCCGCTGATGCTCTACGACCACCTCAAGGTGCACCACGACTGGCTCGTCACCTCCATCGCCTTCGACAAGAAACTCGATTTGGAGATAGATGAAGCGGAGCGGCGCCGTCTACTGGCTACGGAAAACGGGGAGCACTTGTTCCTCCTGGTCATCACTGAGAGGGTCGGCGGAGGGTGCGAAGTCAGGCTCGTGCGTGTCTGTGGCAAGGATGCAGGCCCATGGGGGTACTGGTACAAGGTGTGGACGAATGCGCCAATGGACCCATGGTACAGGGACAAGAAACCAATCCTGATGTTGGAGGACAGGGTGAGGAGCTGCGCGGTGCCCTCAGAGgaggcggccatggaggtgggcAGCAGGTACTTGTCTGTGCAGCTCCCCGACATGCACCCGAGAGGAGGGTTTGCTCTCCGCGTCCGCATCACGATGTACCAGCTCCAAACAGCTGATGGCGCTTCTGCTCCTGCTTATCCAGTCTCGGCCGGGGCTGATTAA